In Streptomyces thermolilacinus SPC6, a single genomic region encodes these proteins:
- the ureA gene encoding urease subunit gamma: MRLTPTERDRLLLFGAAELARARRARGLRLNVPEATALIADTVCEAARDGRRLAEAIEAARSVLGPDDVLPGVADVVTEVHVEAVFDDGSRLAVVSDPIGGASAGPDAPGALLPGPGYDEPAPVTTLTVRNTAAVPVSVTSHFHFFEANPRLRFDRAAAYGMRLCVPAGSSVRFDPGGEAEVGLVPIGGDRVAIGFAGLVDGPLDAPGAKEEALRRAAACGYLGAEAAPEAEAGAGAGPRPVRDRDTAAGAEEDA; the protein is encoded by the coding sequence GTGCGCCTGACCCCCACGGAACGCGACCGGCTGCTTCTCTTCGGGGCAGCCGAACTCGCCCGGGCCCGCCGCGCCCGCGGACTGCGGCTCAACGTCCCCGAGGCCACCGCCCTCATCGCCGACACGGTCTGCGAGGCCGCCCGCGACGGCCGCCGCCTCGCGGAGGCGATCGAGGCGGCCCGGTCGGTCCTCGGCCCCGACGACGTACTGCCGGGCGTGGCGGACGTGGTCACCGAGGTCCATGTCGAGGCGGTGTTCGACGACGGGTCCCGTCTTGCCGTCGTCAGCGACCCGATCGGCGGTGCCTCGGCGGGACCGGACGCCCCCGGCGCGCTGCTGCCGGGCCCCGGCTACGACGAACCGGCCCCCGTCACGACGCTCACCGTGCGCAACACCGCCGCCGTGCCGGTCAGCGTCACCTCGCACTTCCACTTCTTCGAGGCCAACCCGCGCCTGCGCTTCGACCGGGCGGCGGCGTACGGGATGCGGCTGTGCGTCCCGGCCGGGTCGTCCGTCCGGTTCGACCCGGGCGGCGAGGCCGAGGTGGGGCTGGTGCCCATCGGCGGCGACCGGGTCGCCATCGGGTTCGCCGGTCTGGTGGACGGGCCGCTGGACGCGCCCGGCGCCAAGGAGGAGGCCCTGCGCAGGGCGGCCGCCTGCGGCTACCTCGGCGCCGAGGCCGCACCGGAGGCCGAAGCCGGAGCCGGAGCCGGGCCCCGTCCCGTACGAGACCGCGACACCGCCGCCGGAGCGGAGGAGGACGCCTGA
- a CDS encoding branched-chain amino acid aminotransferase produces MTTPTTIELKPSSNPLSAAQREAILANPGFGRHFTDHMVTIKWTEGRGWHDAQLTPYAPLSIDPANMTLHYAQEIFEGLKAYRRPDGTVSLFRPEANAERFQRSARRLAMPELPVETFVAACDALVRQDEAWVPPHGGEESLYLRPFMIATEVGLGVRPANEYLFIVIASPAGAYFPGGVKPVSVWLSENYVRAVPGGMGFAKTGGNYAASLLAQAEAAAKGCDQVVWLDALEHKWVEEMGGMNLYFVYGNKIVTPELTGSLLAGITRDSLLQVARDLGYESEEGRISTGQWRRDTENGTLTEVFACGTAAVITPVGTVKSAGGQWTQGDGQPGEVTLRLRRALLDIQTGAAEDTHGWTHQVA; encoded by the coding sequence ATGACGACGCCCACGACGATCGAGCTCAAGCCCTCCTCGAACCCGCTGTCCGCCGCCCAGCGCGAGGCGATCCTGGCCAACCCCGGCTTCGGCCGCCACTTCACCGACCACATGGTGACGATCAAGTGGACGGAGGGCCGCGGCTGGCACGACGCACAGCTGACGCCGTACGCGCCGCTGTCCATCGACCCCGCCAACATGACGCTGCACTACGCCCAGGAGATCTTCGAGGGCCTGAAGGCGTACCGGCGCCCCGACGGCACGGTGTCCCTGTTCCGCCCCGAGGCCAACGCCGAGCGGTTCCAGCGCTCCGCCCGCCGCCTCGCCATGCCGGAGCTGCCCGTCGAGACGTTCGTCGCGGCGTGCGACGCGCTGGTCCGGCAGGACGAGGCGTGGGTCCCGCCGCACGGCGGTGAGGAGTCCCTCTACCTGCGCCCCTTCATGATCGCCACGGAGGTCGGGCTGGGCGTCCGGCCCGCCAACGAGTACCTGTTCATCGTCATCGCGTCGCCCGCCGGGGCGTACTTCCCGGGCGGTGTGAAGCCGGTCTCCGTCTGGCTGTCGGAGAACTACGTCCGCGCGGTCCCCGGCGGCATGGGCTTCGCCAAGACGGGCGGCAACTACGCCGCGTCCCTGCTCGCCCAGGCCGAGGCCGCCGCGAAGGGCTGCGACCAGGTCGTGTGGCTCGACGCGCTGGAGCACAAGTGGGTCGAGGAGATGGGCGGCATGAACCTGTACTTCGTGTACGGGAACAAGATCGTCACCCCGGAGCTGACCGGCTCCCTGCTGGCCGGGATCACCCGCGACTCGCTGCTCCAGGTCGCCCGTGACCTCGGCTACGAGTCGGAGGAGGGCCGGATCTCCACCGGGCAGTGGCGCCGCGACACGGAGAACGGCACGCTCACGGAGGTCTTCGCCTGCGGCACGGCGGCCGTGATCACCCCGGTCGGCACGGTCAAGTCCGCCGGTGGCCAGTGGACGCAGGGCGACGGGCAGCCGGGCGAGGTCACCCTGAGGCTTCGCCGGGCCCTGCTGGACATCCAGACCGGCGCCGCCGAGGACACCCACGGCTGGACCCACCAGGTCGCCTGA